In Schizosaccharomyces osmophilus chromosome 2, complete sequence, the following proteins share a genomic window:
- the trs20 gene encoding TRAPP I,II and III complex subunit Trs20, translating to MNMAAYVAIIGTKDNPVYELEMAGGNDKQGKSLGAHLNQFIVHASLDIVEQVQWTSNAFYVRSIDQFHELYVSAYITPSNMKFMLLHHAQSSDGIKTFFQEIHELYIKTIMNPFYQPNEPIKSQAFDLKVRSLARKLL from the exons ATGAACATGGCAGCCTATGTAGCCATAATAGGAACAAAGGACAATCCGGTGTACGAATTGGAGATGGCAGGAGGAAATGATAAGCAAGGCAAG AGCTTGGGTGCGCACTTGAATCAATTTATAGTGCATGCAAGTTTAGACATTGTAGAACAAGTTCAATGGACTAGTAATGCATT TTATGTCAGGTCTATTGACCAATTTCATGAGTTGTACGTTTCCGCCTATATTACTCCGTCCa ATATGAAGTTTATGCTTCTTCATCACGCACAAAGCTCTGATGGTataaaaaccttttttcaagaaattcatGAGCTATATATCAAGACGATTATGAATCCTTTCTATCAACCTAATGAACCCATCAAGTCACAAGCCTTTGACTTGAAAGTTCGGTCGCTCGCCCGAAAGCTCCTGTAA
- the rpa34 gene encoding DNA-directed RNA polymerase I complex subunit Rpa34 — protein MAKLSELVSDHSSEEESQVSSAEEVPSHSPDVSGGKNSKEGNQPKSSGDDDSSTLNDYVRAEGEAVVTKEGLDNESGVFLVRLPPDMAFEDITEMNLGGKPSIAASSSTAESFQIRQESLGAVRMFVPDEKGTYSASEIRTGFVVSETPRIVLNGNSKEKDQAADIADGKIPQVKNLKQHFRPIGAVYTKSSTEETAPSTSAEEPTSIEQQSTEEQKEERSESKKRSRDKKEKGNEDKEKDKKKKHKKSSKKEKN, from the coding sequence ATGGCGAAATTAAGTGAATTGGTGAGCGACCACAGCTCTGAGGAGGAATCACAAGTGTCCAGTGCGGAGGAAGTTCCTTCTCATTCTCCTGACGTTTCGGGTGGAAAAAATAGCAAGGAAGGAAATCAACCCAAGTCTTCTGGAGACGATGATTCAAGTACTTTAAACGATTATGTTCGTGCTGAAGGAGAAGCTGTTGTGACAAAGGAAGGATTAGATAACGAGTCCGGCGTATTTTTGGTTCGTTTACCTCCTGACATGGCATTTGAAGATATAACAGAAATGAACTTGGGAGGAAAGCCTTCAATAGCTGCAAGTTCGTCTACTGCAGAATCTTTTCAGATACGCCAAGAATCTCTTGGCGCCGTACGTATGTTTGTGCCTGATGAAAAGGGGACGTACTCTGCCAGTGAAATAAGAACAGGCTTTGTCGTCTCAGAGACACCTagaattgttttgaatggaaattccaaagaaaaggatcaaGCAGCCGATATTGCTGATGGAAAGATCCCCCAGGTCAAGAATTTAAAACAGCATTTCCGACCTATTGGAGCTGTATACACTAAATCATCTACTGAAGAGACAGCTCCTTCTACAAGTGCTGAGGAACCTACAAGTATTGAACAGCAATCTACGGAAGAACAAAAGGAGGAGCGATCCGAAAGTAAAAAGAGATCACGagataaaaaggaaaagggAAATGAGGATaaggaaaaagacaagaagaaaaaacacaaaaagTCAagtaaaaaggaaaagaattag
- the sme1 gene encoding Sm snRNP core protein Sme1 gives MSGRVQKVMIPPINFVFKLLQQHTPVEIWLFEQVDLRIEGQIRGFDEFMNIILDDAVQIDTKQNRREIGRILLKGDNITLIRAI, from the exons atgTCGGGACGTGTTCAAAAGGTTATGATTCCCCCTATT AATTTTGTATTCAAGTTATTACAGCAACATACTCCAGTAGAAATATGGCTTTTTGAACAAGTAGACTTACGAATTGAAGGACAAATTCGG GGATTCGATGAATTTATGAATATTATTTTAGATGATGCTGTTCAAATTGATACAAAACAGAATCGACGTGAAATAG GTCGAATTTTACTCAAAGGTGACAATATTACACTTATTCGAGCAAtctaa